The genomic DNA GGCGTCGCCTGCGCCCCGCGGGACACCCCGCCGCCGCCCGCGCCGCTTCCGCTGCCGGTGGCCGCGACACCACCCGCGCCGCCCGCGCTGCACACTTTCGATGCGCTCGAGCGAGGCACCTTCAACCAGCTCGCGGTGCGCATGAACCTCCCGGTCTACTGGGCCGCCGACACCAACGGCAACCGCAGCGTCGACCCGGACGAGGTGCGTTCTCTCCTGTTCTACCCGAGCTCATCGGAGTGGGTGCGAGGCGGGAAGCTGAGCTCGGAGCTCGATCTTGCGTACTCTGGCATGCTTGCGTCACTGCACGCGCCACCCTCCGACGTGGGCCCCGAAGAGGCGGCGCGCCGGGCGCTCGTGCTCGAGGAGCTGGACCAGGGACGCCCGACCCTGGTCTACACCGATCTGCGAGGTTTTACTCCGGGTGATCGCGCAGCGGTCAAGTCGATCCTCGCTGCCTCGTTGGAGGTGGAGCGGCTGTTCGCGCAGCAGGTCGGCATGAACACCCTCCGCGACAAGGTTCCGGCCGATCAAGCAGCGAGCAAGAGCCTCTTTCGGCGCAACTGGGGGCCTCGCTGCGAGGCGCCGAAGACCGAGAAGAACCCCGCTTGCTCCGCCATCCCCGGCGCGCCGAAGCGTAAGGTCGACGTCTATCCTGCCAGCTTGCAGGACGACCCGAAGTTCTGCGAAGCGCTCGAGAAGCGCAAGGACGCCAAGACCCTGCTCTCTCCGTTCGTGGTCGTGCGGGAACAAGCGGGTCAGCTCGCGCCGGTCAAGTACTCCGACGCGTATGCGCAAGGTATGCAGATGGCCGCCGGCCACCTGGACGCAGCAGCAGCAGCCCTCGGACCGGATGAGCGCGCCTTCGCAGACTATCTCCGGGCTGCAGCCCAGGCGTTTCGCACCAACGACTGGGAGGCCGCCGACGAGGCCTGGTCGAGGATGAGCGCCCAGAGCTCGAAGTTCTATCTGCGCATTGGCCCCGACGAGGTCTACTGGGAGCCCTGCAGCCAGAAGGCCGGGTTTCACGTCAGCTTCGCCCGCATCAACAAGGACTCGCTCGCGTGGCAGACCAAGTTGATCCCGCACCAGCAAGAGATGGAGGCGGCCCTCGCCAAGCTGGTGACCTGGCCGTATCGCGAGCGAAAAGTCAGCTTCAAGTTGCCGGACTTCATCGACATCATCTTCAACGCGGGCGACAGCCGTCAGGCGTTCGGGGCGACCATCGGGCAGTCACTGCCGAACTGGGGCAAGGTCGCGAACGAGAGCCGCGGGCGCACCGTGGCGATGAGCAACCTCTACACCGACGCCGACTCGCTCCGGCAGCGACGTGCACAGGCCGAGTCGCTGATCGACAAAGACGCTGCGGCGCTGCTGCGAGACGACGCGACGCCGGGTCTCTTGGGGACCATCTTGCATGAGGCAACCCACAATCTGGGCCCGTCGCACGAGTACAAGTTCCAGAAGAAGACCGATAGCGCGGCCTTTGGTGGTGGGCTCGCGTCGATGCTCGAGGAGCTGAAGGCTCAGACCGGCGCGCTGTATTTCCTCGATCTCCTGGTCAAGAAGGGTGTCATCACCGAGGAGCTGCGACGGCAGTCCTACCTGGACAGCGTCGTGTGGGCGTTCGGCCACGTCGCTCAGGGCATGCGCAACGAGGACGGCACCAGGAAACCTTACAGTCAGCTGGCTGCGATCCAGCTTGGTGCGCTGATCGAAGACGGCGCGGTGGAGTGGGACTCGTCGGCGACCGCTGCCAACGGCAAGGACGGCGGGGCATTCAAGCTGCACTTCGACAAGTTCCCGGCGGCGTGTGAGAAGCTGATGCGACAAGTGGCTCAGATCAAGGCTCGGAACGACAAGGCGGGCGCGGAGGCCCTGGCCAAGCGCCACGTCGACGGCGCGTCGGTCCCGCAGTCCGCCATCGCCGAGCGCGTGCTGCGCTTTCCCAAGAACAGCTTCGTGTACTCCGTAGATCTTTGAGGCCTGGCTAAGTCCGAGACATCGCGCGCGAACTCCGCGCACTCCCCCGTGCTCTCGACCGGTCTTGACGCAGGGCGGCGGCACGGACATGGCCGAAGGGATGCGCTTCCTCCACTCGGGTGCCGACGCGCGTGAGCGCGCGGAACGCGAGGCGTTCTTTGCGCGCGCGGACTCGGTCATCGCCGAAATGCGAGCTGCCTGTGCGGGCGGCGACAGCAGCGCGGGTGGACGCGCTGTCGCCGAGCTCGCCGCGAGCTTGCACCCAGACTTGCACGCCGTGACCCTCACCGATCGTCCGCAAGGCCCGCTGCTGGTCATGACCCCGCGCGGCGAGCGCGGCTTGCGACCGCTGGCTGCCGCAGTCGTGGCGCGTGCCAACGAAGGTGAGGGGATCCGATTTGCCAGCCATCGGCCGGCGGAGAGCTTCGGGCAGATGCGGGAGGTGGTCCGAAGACACGGCTACGAGCTCGACAACGCACAGGCCCGCGCAGGGTTTTCCCGTGGGCATCTGCTCGAGGTCGTGGTCTACGGCGCGGGTTTCGGTGGCACGAAGGACGATGCGGCGTCGTTTGCCGCGGAGCGCGCGCTCGAGCTCTTGTTGGGGGAGCGGGTGCTCGACGACTGGATCGGGCGGGTCGACGTCGAACCCTTGCCGCGCGGCGGGCTGCTCAAGGTGTTGCAGCGTGACGGCGGACCGTCCTTCTCCCTGGCCGAGCTTCCGCTGGCAGTCGCGGCAGCGGTCGAGGGCCTCAGTGGCGAGCTGCCGGATCTGACCAAACTCTGCGCGTCCCGTGACGGATGGGTGCTGTTCGAGGCCGAGCCGGAGGCAGCCGCCGACTACCGGGCACAGGATGACATTGCCCTCGCCGGCAGCGCTCTGCCCGAGATGGCCCGCTGTTTCCTGGAGGGTGCGCCGTTTTCCTCGCTGCGTTTCGTGCGGGGTGGCCTCTCGATTGCCTACCTGAAGATCGACACCCACGGAACGCCGTTCGAGCAACGCGTGAACGAACGGGTCCGGCTCGAAGACGAATTGGCACAGCAGCTCTCGACGCAAAAGCTCGGCGCGGTGGTCGGCAACGGGCTGGGCCTGCGCTACGTGTACATCGATCTCGCTCTCGCGCCCGGCACTCCGGCGTTGCATGCCGTGTGTGACGTTGCACAGCGAGCCGGTGTCAGTCGACGGAGCTGGATCGAATTCTGCGACTCGGACTTGTCGAACGAGTGGCTGGGCGTGTGGCCCGACTCTCCGCCGCCCCCGGGCACGCGATGAACGTCACAAGAGCCGGTGCAAGAGCGAGCTCAGACGCTCGAGCTCGGGGACTCCGGTGAGTCGATCGAGCGAGCCGAACACTTTTTCGATGGTTGGATCGACGAAGCCGAGGAAGCTGGGGTTGCCGCGCACACGATCGATGAAGACGAAGCGCCCCGCATCCTTCAGCTTGCGCTGAACCGTGACCGTGTCGAACTCACGACCCACGGCGGCTCTCCCCGCCGCGTCGAGGGCGAGATGAGCCGCGTACTCATCGAGGCGCGCGTCGACGAAGGCGCGATCGAAGGTCTGGTAGCTGTCGTTCAGCAACGCCACCAGGTCGTACACCCGAGGCCCGAGCAGCGCGTCCTGGAAGTCGATCCAGTAGAGCTGAGGCGGCCGGTCGTCGACCTCGCGAACCATGAGGTTGCGACTCTGATAGTCCCGGTGCACAAAACCCCGCGACCAGCCGGCGATGGTCTTGGCCAGGAACTGCGCTGCCTCGGAGAACACGGCGCGGTCCTCGTCGGAGAGGGAGATGCCTCGCGCTTCCAGCGCCCACTCCCGAAAGTGGTCGACCTCCCAGGTGAGGAGGTCCTCGTCGAACGCTCGGGACGCCACCACCGAGCCTTCGGGCAGAGGGCTCAAGCGTTGCTGTGCCCTGGCCAGATCGAGCACCGCCGATTGATACAGGCCCGTGCGGGCCTCGGGGTTCCGTTCCAGGTAACGCGCCAAGGTGTCGTCGCCGAGGTCCTCGACCAGGATGAAACCCGCGTCGCAAGCTTCACCCAGCACCGCCGGGACGCGGACGCCTCGGTCTGCCAGCAGATCTCTGATCTCCAAGAACGGCCAACGACGCTCGCCGACGTCGTCCTTCGCAACCTCGTCGGAGCGGCGCGCGTCCGGCACGTACATGGCCACAGCGCTCGGTCCTGACCCGACGTCGACACGAAAAAAACGCCGCGTCGAAGCGCCGCCTTCCATCGGGTTGATGCGGGTGGGTTCGGACTGCCCGAAGTGTTCCCTGGCAAGATGCTCGAGGACCTCGAGTGAAGGAGCCGGGTCGCGGGTGGCCGTCGGGGGCAGCGTGGGCATGGGCGGCACTGGTGTAGCAAAAGTCGCGCGTGCGGTACACGCTAGCGCGATGGCGCTCACGCGACTCGGCTCGGGCTGGGACCCAAAAATCGAGCGATGTCTCGCGGGCCTCGGGCAAGAGCGTGCGCCCGAGAGCGTCCGTGCGCTCGCCGCGCTCCTCGATCGAGTCGTCGAGTGGAACGACAAAGTCGATTTGACCGCCGCGCGCGAGCCTGACGCGCTGGTCGATCTGTTCGTGGCAGACGCGGCGGTCGTAGCGGCCGAACACCCGGAGCCCGATCAACGCTGGGTCGATGTGGGCAGCGGCGCCGGCGCTCCGGGCATCCCACTCGCGGTGCTCTCTGCTTCCGCCTCGTTCACTCTGGTCGAACCGAAGGCCAAACGCGTGGCCTTCCTGCGAACGGCAGTCGGCGCGCTTGGGCTCGAGCGCGTCCGCGTCGAGCGCGCGCGCTCGGATGCACTCAGCGCTGCGAGCTTCGACGTTGCCATCTCACGAGCGACGCTCGAGCCGGCCGAGTGGCTGGAGGAAGCAACCCGTATTGCGACCGCTGCGGCGTGGTTGCTCCTGGCTCGCTCCGAGCCGCCGAGCGTGCAGGGTTGGCGCATCGATCGCGACCGGGCGTACGAGCTACCGCTCACGCGGGTGCCACGTCGCGCAGTGCGTTATGTGCGATCAGCATGAACCCACACGCCGTCACTCGGGCCCCTGAGTTGGTGTCTTTTTTCGCCGCCTCGGGGAGGAGTGAGGCAGAAGTTGGGTACCACCTGAGTAACTCCGACGAGCCGCCCCACGTGCTGCAGGTTGAATGGGCAGAGCGGGCGGGGCGTCCATCCGTGCCGGAGCTCAGCCTCGATGAAGAAGATCCTGCGAACTTTCCTGGCCGCCTCGGCGGCGCTCACCGTCTCGGTGGCCGCGTCTGCCGCCTTCGAGGACGCCGGCGACACCGAGGTGCGCTTTCTGGCCAACGGCCCCGCGGGCCTGAAAATCAACGGTGAAGCGTCGGATCTGAAGGCCAAGGAACAGGACGGAAAGCTGACCATCACGGTCCCGGTCGACGACCTGAAGACCGGCATTGGCCTGCGTGACAAACATCTGAAGAAGTACCTCGAGGGCTCCCAGTTCCCGAAGGCGACGCTCGAGATCGAGCGCAGCAAGCTCAAGCTTCCGGAGAACGATCAGACTGCGAAGTCCTCGGCAACCGGGAGCTTCACGCTGCACGGTGTGAAGAAGCCACTCAAGTTTCACTACAAGGCGCTTCGCACCGGTAGCGACTATCACGTGCAAGCGCTGGCCACGGTCGACATCCGAGATCACGACATCGAGGTGCCGTGCTACCTCGGCGTGTGCGTGGAGCCGAAGGTAAAGCTCAAGCTCAAGTTCAAGCTTCGCGACAAGTGAACGTTGCCCTCGCCGAAGCGCGAGGGGCTCTGGCGGGTGCGCCTCAGTCGGTGCCGGAGTCGCTGACGCTGCCCGCTGCACCGCCCGTGCCGCCGGTCGCGCCACCCGTGCCGCCGGTCGCGCCACCCGTGCCGCCGGTCGCGCCGCCCGTGCCGCCGGTCGCGCCGCCCGTGCCGCCGGTCGCGCCGCCTGTGCCGCCGGTCGCGCCGCCTGTGCCGCCGGTCGCACCACCTGTGCCGCCGGTCGCGCCGCCCGTGCCGCCGGTCGCACCACCCGTGCCGCCGGTAGAGCCACCCGTGCCACCGGTCGCGCCCCCTGTGCCGCCGGTCGCCCCGCCGCCATCGCTGCCCGCGACACCACCGGTCGCGCCGCCGCCATCGCTGCCTGCAACACCGCCGGTTCCGCCGGTCGCGCCGCCGGTTCCGCCGGTCGCGCCGCCGCTGCCTGCGCTACCGCCGGCCGAGCCGCCAGCTCCGCCAGTGCTCGCGCCTCCGCCGCCCGCGGCACCTCCCGTCGAACCTTCGATCTTGCTGCGATCGACATCGGTGATGAGAGCGCAACCAATCAGCGCCAAGGCCACGCCCCCGGAGACCACATAACGACCCAAACCAGCCATGGGCCGGGTTCTACCACACCCCGCCCGCAGCTTGGAGGACCGCCGAGTTGTCGGGGTTGGGCCGGCTCAGTCGCCGCCGTCGCCCGCGTCCGGATCGGCGTCCGTGGAGGCATCGCTGCTGGCATCCGCCGACGAATCGTCCGCGGCGTCGCCGCCGCCGCCGTCCAGGCTGGAATCATCGGGGGCGTCTGCGGCGGCGTCTGCGCCGCCGGTCCCGCCCGTTGCTCCGCCAGTCCCGCCAGTCGAGCCACCGGTTCCGCCGGTTGCACCGCCGGTGCCACCGGTCGAGCCGCCCGTACCGCCGGTTGACCCGCCGGTTCCGCCAGTTGACCCGCCGGTGCCACCGGTCGAGCCCCCCGTGCCGCCAGTGCCACCGCCATCGCTGCCGCCGGTGCCACCGCCATCGCTGCCGGCCGCGCCGCCGCCGCCATCGCTACCGGCCGCGCCGCCGCTGCCTGCTGCACCGCCGCTGCCGGCCGCGCCGCCGCTGCCTGCTGCACCGCCGCTGCCCGCAGCACCACCGGTGGAGCCGCCGCTGCCACCCGCACCACCGATGGAGCCGCCGCTGCCACCTGCGCCACCGGTCGCTGATGTGCCACCGCTCGCGCTGCCGGCAGCGCCAGCGCTGCCCTCCTTGATCTTGTCGCGATCGACGTCGGTGAGAAGCGTGCAGCTCGTCACGATCAAGGCTCCGAGCAACCCCAAGCTCAATATCGAACGCGGCGCGTAATTCATCGTGATGGCCTCTTCGGAGGAAGGTCTCTCGATTGTTCCACCGCCAGCGCCGCGAGCGCAACCCTGATCACCCGAGCCGCAGTGGTCTTTGTGGGAGCGGAGCCCGCTCTTCGCGCGTCGTGGGCTAGAATTCGGCGACCGTGAAGATCCACCTGATCGATGGCACCTACGAGCTCTTCCGCGCCTGGTTCGGGACTCCCAGCGCGCGCGACCCGGGTGGGCGTGAGGTAGGCGCCACGCGGGGCTTCCTCAGTAGCATTCACGCTTTCTTGCGCGACTCCGAGGTCACCCACGTGGCGTGTGCCTTCGACCACGTCGTCGAGTCGTTTCGCAACGATCTCTTTGCCGGCTATAAGACGGGAGAGGGATCGATGCGGAGCTGTTTGCCCAGTTCGAGTTGGTGGAGAATGCCGCGAGAGCTCTGGGGCTGGTCGTCTGGCCCATGGTCGAGTTCGAGGCAGACGATGCGCTGGCCACGGCGGCACAGCTTCACGCCAACGCGCCTGGAGTAGAGCAGATCGTCATCTGCTCACCCGACAAAGATCTGGCGCAGTGCGTCCGCGGCCAGAGGGTCGTGTGTCTCGACCGCGCACGTCGGCGGTCGATGGACGACGCCGGTGTGCGCGAGCGTTTTGGCGTGCCGCCCGGCTCGATCCCCGACTACTTGGCGCTGGTCGGCGACGCGGCTGATGGCATTCCGGGAGTGCCACGCTGGGGCGCGCGCTCGGCTTCCGTCGTGCTCGCCCGCTACGGTACGCTCGACGCGATCCCCGCGGACGTCGCGCTGTGGGACGTCGCGGTGCGAGGAGCCGCCGCCCTCGGTCGAGAGCTCTCGAATCACCTCGACGACGCCCGTCTGTACAAGAAGCTGGCGACCCTCCGTCTCGACGTCCCGCTCAGCGAGAGTGTCGACGACCTCGAATGGCAGGGCGTGCCCCGCGACCTGTTCACCAAATTCTGCGAACAGGTCGGCGAGCGGTCACTGCCCTCGCGCGTGGTGCGCTGGCGCGATTGAGGGGTTACGGCTAGGCTCTTCGGCGATGAAGTCGTCTGCCGCCGCCGCTGCCGCTGCTCTGGTCGTGTTTGCCATCCCCGCGGTCGCGTCCGCGCAGAACTGGGGACCGCCGGCCCAGCAACCGCCCGCCAATTCGTGGAGCAATCCCCAGCAGCCGCAGCAGCCGCAACAACCGAACAGCGGCATGAGCGCGGGCGGTCTCGCCCCGCCGAGCTCGAATCCCACGGACCCCAACGCGCCCAACGTGCAGACGGAACGCGAGCTCGACAAAGCTGACAAGGAAGACTCGGGACGAGGCCTCGAGTTCTTTTATTTGAACGCCGAGGTCGGCGGCGAGTACCTGGGCCTCCAGACCTTCAAAGCCAACAACCTCGTCGATGCCGGCACGGTGAAGACGAAACAGACTGGGTTGATGTACGGCGCGGGCTTGGGATTGCGACTGGTGTTCATCACTCTTGGTGCCCGCTTCCGCCTGGGTCAGTTCACGGAGTGGGACATCTGGACCCTGAACGCCGAGCTCGGCATCCACATCCCCCTCGGTTCGGTCGAGCCGTACTTCACCTTCGGCGGCGGCTACGCCTCGATGGGCGCGTTCGACAGCGGAAACCTCGGCGGCAGCCTGAGTTCCGCCGACGTCGACATCAAGGGTTACAACATCCGCGGCGGGTTCGGGCTCGACATCTACCTCTCCAACGCGTTTTCGATCGGCGCGAACTTGACCGGTGAGATGTTGGTTCTCACGCGACCCGGCGTCGATCCCTCGAAGCTCCAGGCCACCGGCACGGGTCAGGAAGCGGCCGCCAAGGCGTACGAGGCAGACGGCTCGAGCATCGGCGCCGGCGTCTCGCTGACCGCGGTCGCTGGACTTCATTTCTGACCCGAGCGTCCGGCCTGATATCCTCCGCGAGCCCGCGTGCCTCGCATCTTGCTCGTCGTTCTGGTCGGCGCCGTCCCCTTGGCGTTCGCGCTGCTGTTGTGGCGCCGCGTAAACCGACTCGCCCACGTTCCGCGCCGCCGCACGCTCATGATGGTCGTCGGTGGCGTCGCCGCGGGGCTGACCGCCGGCTGGGTCGAGCGACTGATCCTCGCTTTCTCCGAGCTGTCCTTCGACGCCACGAAGGTGGGCACGGTGGGCGCGCTCCTGGCGACCTTCCTGCTCGCCGCCCCACTCGAAGAGGGCCTCAAGGTGCTGGTGGTCTGGCCGCTCTTTGGCATGCGCGCGCTGTCCTCACCGCGCCTCGGCCTCACTTACGCGGCCTGCGCCGGTGCCGGCTTCGCTACCGGGGAGACCATCGGCATCGGCTGGGTCGAAGCGCCCACGAGTGTGCTGGCGGTGCGTTTGCTCGTTGGCATGGCGGCGCACCCGTTCCTGGCCGGCCTCTGGGGTTACTCCCTCGGTAATCAACGCCTCACGCGCGGTCGTCGCTTCGTCGTGGCGTGGTTCGCCGCCGTGCTGCTCCACGGTCTGTACGATCACATCGTTTTCGGACGCGGTCCGGGTCTGCTCGTGCTCGCGATTCCGATGTTTCTCTGCATGGTGCTCGTGGCTGGGCTCGCGATTCGAGACGTGGCGCCGTCCCCGGATTCACGTGGCTCCGCGCTGCTCTCGAGCATCCCCGAGCCACCCTCTTTGGGGTCGATGAGCCGCGCGTTGACCCGACGTGATCGCCCGCTGATGCTGCACTGGATCGCGATCGGCGCGCTGGTCACTCTCGGTGTCGTGCTCGTCGCCCTCGCAGGCGCCGTCTACGTCGGGCATGTGGTCGGTGTCGACTTCGCGCTCGCCGACGAGGCCGACGTGCGCTCGAGCGGTCCGCTGGTGCTGCTCGGCGCCGCGACGTTGGCGGGTTTCCCGCTGGCGGGTTACCTAGTTGCGCGCGCGAGCTCGGCCCACAGCGTGCTCGAGCCTGCGATGGGAGCCGGAGTCGCCATCATCACGGCAGTGCTCCTGGTGTCCCTTGCAGCTCCCGTCACGGCGGTCTTCGGTCTGGCAGTGGCGCCCCTGGCTTTTGCGCTGGCCTGCGGTGGGGCGTGGTTCGGGCTCGTGCGTTGAACTGCGTCGCCGCCGTCGTGGGTGCTGGCACACCGGGCGAGTGGCACAACTGGCAGGTGTACGAGATCAAAAACCTTTCGACTCACTCCTGGCGGCATGGAACGTGCGTTTGTCTTGCCTCATGCGCACTCCTCTCCTCGTGGCGGGTCTGTTGACCCTGACCGTTCCGGCCTTTGGCCAGTCGTCCGCCGCGTTCCCCGACACCCCCGCGCGGGCGTCCGCCGTGCCGAGCCCTGCGCCAGCACCCCGTCCGCCGGTCGAGCGCACCACCGCACCCGATGCCGCCTCCGCGGCGGCGTCTGCGCGTGATGGCAGCTCGGAGCCAGGCTTCGCTCCGCGCATGCCTCCGCCTGCACCTGCCTACTACCCGAGCGCCGCTGGACCGTACGCGGCGGCGCAACCGACCTTCGCGCCGGCGTTTGCGCCAAGCTCGCCCATGAGGGACGGGGGTGAAGGTGCAACGAGCGCCGGTGCGTCGTCGACGCTCCTGGTCGTGGGCGCCATCCTGGTCGGGTTGCCCTACGCAACCGGGCTCGGGATCGGCGCGTCGGAAGGCTTCGACAACGGGAGCGCGTGGTTGGCCGCGCCGGCTATCGGTCCGTGGCTGGCGCTCTCGGGACGACGGGATCCGTGCGCCGACAGCCAGCAGAAGAAAGAGTTCGACAGCGACGTGGGCAAGTGTGTTGCCGAGCCGATGGTGCGCGGCATGCTGGTGCTGGACGGCGTCCTGCAGGCGACCGGAGCCGTGATGATGCTGGTTGGCGCGAGCTCCGGCGGCACGCCGAAGCCGCGGCGCGAGGCGCGCGCCGTCGTTGCCGCTCCGACGCCGATGGGGCGAGACGGTTATGGGCTCGCGTTGGCGGGGGCGTTCTAACCGACCCTCCCCGCTGCGCGCCACCTTCCGCGCAGAGTTTTCACAGGAGTCACGACACCGACACGGGAGCTCGCGTCGATGGCTGCTATGCTGCGCTGCGATGAATTTGCGGCTCACTACCCTCATTGGTTTGGCAGCTCTCTCAGTCGCTTGCTCCTCGACGGATGACGTCTCGCCGCCGGGTCGAGTGAACTGCGACCCCGCGAATGATGCGCGCTCGACTGCGCGCGCGTCGTGTGAGTTCGGCAAGGGGGCGCTGCCCCGGGAGACCCTCGGCTGCAGCATGCGCGGCAAACGTCTGCCCTTCGAGCACGTGGTGCTGTTCATGCAGGAAAATCGCTCGTTCGATCACTACTTCCAGGAGCTGCCGGAGTTTGGGCAGCCGGACGTGGAGGTGGCGCCCGAGGGAACCAGCAACCCGGCGCCGGACGGGAGCGCGGTGCCGTTCGTGCACCAGCAGAAGTACTGCTTCTCGGACACCAACCACGAGTGGGACGGGAGCCACGAGTCATTCAACGACGGCAAGAACGACGGCTTCGCAAAGGCCAACGCCAAGTCGAGTGACCCGACGGGCGCCCGGGCCATGGGTTTTTACGATGCCAGCGACCTGCCGTTCTACCACCAGCTCGCGAGCACCTTTGCCATCTCGGATCGCTACTTCTGCTCGGTGATGGGCCCGACCTGGCCGAACCGGATGTATTACTTCGCGGCCACCTCTTTCGGCAACACCGATAACGTTCCGGTGGGCGGTGAGGTCGACACGATCTTCGATCGGTTGAACGACGCGGGCATCACCTGGAAGCAGTACCGCACCAACCTGGCGACCAGCGCGATGTTCGTCACGGATATCCTCCAGAACCTCGACAAGGTCGTCGACGTCTCCGAGTTCGCGAAGGACGTCGAGAACGGCACCCTCCCGCAGGTGGCCTGGGTCGACCCGCTATTTTCAGCCGGTGGCGCCCTCGAGTCGAGCGAGCACCCGCCGGGTGACATGCAGGTGGGCCAGAGGTGGATCCACGACAACGTGAAGCTCATGATGGGCAGTCAGTACTGGAAGAAGACCGCCATCTTCATCACCTATGACGAGCACGGTGGGCTCTACGATCACGTGCCCCCGCCCAAGGCCTGTGCGCCGGACGAGATTGCTCCGAAGAAAGGTGCCGAGCTGGGCGGCTTCGATCAGCTCGGCTTCCGCGTCCCGCTGTTCTCGGTCTCTGCTTACACCAAGCCCCACCACGTCTCGCACCAGGTGAACGACCACAGCAGCATCCTGCGCTTCGTCGAGACGCTCTTCGAGCTGCCGGCCCTCACGCGGCGGGACGCCAACGCGACCGCCCTCCTGGACCTGTTCGACTTCGAAAACCCCCCGTTTCTGACGCCTCCCGAGCTCGACGAAGCTCCGATTGATCAGGCGAAGCTCGAAGCCTGCAAGCTCGAGTTTCCGCCCTGAGCCCCAGTCACTGCAGCTCTTTGGTCATCACCCAGCCCCGCGACCCGTTTGGCGTGAGGGTCACGCAGGTCGTCGCTGATACCTCGACGAAGGACCAGCCCTTCGGGTTTTCGTACAGCACCTTCAGCTTGTCGCCCTTGTGGACGTAACGAATCGCGGTCGAGAGCGGCGCATACCGCAGATACATGTCGTTCGGCAGCACGGTCTTGGTCACGTTCATCGTCTTGCCGCCGCAGTCGTCCTGACCGTCGGTCGACTTGTTCGTGGCAGTACAGCTCGCGTTCCCCGTGCACGTCATGGCCTTGCAGCCGTCGTGGGGGTTGCTCTTCACCTGGAAGTCCGCGCTGGCAGGTCCGTCTGCGCAGTTGCCCCCGGCGTATCCGTTGAACTCGAGCGCGCTCGTCGGAACCCAACCGCTCGTGCCCGAGCCCCGCGCGTAACCGAACACGTAACCGTTCAACGCGGGCCGCACCGGCGGGTTGTCGGAGCAAGATGGGTTGCGGCTGGACTGAACCGCGAAACCCTGTCCGGGCGCCAGGGTCTCGATGGCTCGGTTGTCGCAGGTGAAGAGCGACGTCGCGGTGGTGATCTTGTACGGGTAGTAGCCGACGTTGACGCCGTTCGCGACGTGCGCGTCCGCAATGCCTCCACACTTGGTGCCCGCCTCGCCGCCGGGGCCGGTGCAGTTGGGATCTTCGGCGCCGCCCGGTGGAACGCCGAGCCCCGGCCCACCGCCACTGGGTGCACCGCCGCCGCTGGGTGCACCGCCGCCACTGGGTGCACCGCCGCCGCCGGGTGCACCACCGCCGCCGGCTGCGCCTCCGCTGGTCGAGCCCGCCGCGCCCCCGCTGGTCGAACCCGCCGCGCCTCCGGTCGCCGCACCTCCGCTGCCTCCGCCTGGCCACCCGCCGCCGCCGTCGACACCGGAGCCACCGGTGCCAGGGTTCTTGTTGGAGGCGCTCCCGTCGTCACCGCCACACGCGACGACCATGTGTGTCAAGACGACGGCCGGACCGAGTCGAACGAGGTAGGACATCGGACCAGTCTATCCCGTTCCGGGTTGAATCGTGGCGGTGGCGAGCCCGCCCGCCCCAGGAGCCTTCAACGCCCGACGATGCCTGTCCAAGCCCTGCGCCA from Myxococcales bacterium includes the following:
- a CDS encoding phosphotransferase codes for the protein MPTLPPTATRDPAPSLEVLEHLAREHFGQSEPTRINPMEGGASTRRFFRVDVGSGPSAVAMYVPDARRSDEVAKDDVGERRWPFLEIRDLLADRGVRVPAVLGEACDAGFILVEDLGDDTLARYLERNPEARTGLYQSAVLDLARAQQRLSPLPEGSVVASRAFDEDLLTWEVDHFREWALEARGISLSDEDRAVFSEAAQFLAKTIAGWSRGFVHRDYQSRNLMVREVDDRPPQLYWIDFQDALLGPRVYDLVALLNDSYQTFDRAFVDARLDEYAAHLALDAAGRAAVGREFDTVTVQRKLKDAGRFVFIDRVRGNPSFLGFVDPTIEKVFGSLDRLTGVPELERLSSLLHRLL
- a CDS encoding class I SAM-dependent methyltransferase, which codes for MALTRLGSGWDPKIERCLAGLGQERAPESVRALAALLDRVVEWNDKVDLTAAREPDALVDLFVADAAVVAAEHPEPDQRWVDVGSGAGAPGIPLAVLSASASFTLVEPKAKRVAFLRTAVGALGLERVRVERARSDALSAASFDVAISRATLEPAEWLEEATRIATAAAWLLLARSEPPSVQGWRIDRDRAYELPLTRVPRRAVRYVRSA
- a CDS encoding YceI family protein, with product MKKILRTFLAASAALTVSVAASAAFEDAGDTEVRFLANGPAGLKINGEASDLKAKEQDGKLTITVPVDDLKTGIGLRDKHLKKYLEGSQFPKATLEIERSKLKLPENDQTAKSSATGSFTLHGVKKPLKFHYKALRTGSDYHVQALATVDIRDHDIEVPCYLGVCVEPKVKLKLKFKLRDK
- a CDS encoding PrsW family intramembrane metalloprotease: MPRILLVVLVGAVPLAFALLLWRRVNRLAHVPRRRTLMMVVGGVAAGLTAGWVERLILAFSELSFDATKVGTVGALLATFLLAAPLEEGLKVLVVWPLFGMRALSSPRLGLTYAACAGAGFATGETIGIGWVEAPTSVLAVRLLVGMAAHPFLAGLWGYSLGNQRLTRGRRFVVAWFAAVLLHGLYDHIVFGRGPGLLVLAIPMFLCMVLVAGLAIRDVAPSPDSRGSALLSSIPEPPSLGSMSRALTRRDRPLMLHWIAIGALVTLGVVLVALAGAVYVGHVVGVDFALADEADVRSSGPLVLLGAATLAGFPLAGYLVARASSAHSVLEPAMGAGVAIITAVLLVSLAAPVTAVFGLAVAPLAFALACGGAWFGLVR
- a CDS encoding alkaline phosphatase family protein; this encodes MNLRLTTLIGLAALSVACSSTDDVSPPGRVNCDPANDARSTARASCEFGKGALPRETLGCSMRGKRLPFEHVVLFMQENRSFDHYFQELPEFGQPDVEVAPEGTSNPAPDGSAVPFVHQQKYCFSDTNHEWDGSHESFNDGKNDGFAKANAKSSDPTGARAMGFYDASDLPFYHQLASTFAISDRYFCSVMGPTWPNRMYYFAATSFGNTDNVPVGGEVDTIFDRLNDAGITWKQYRTNLATSAMFVTDILQNLDKVVDVSEFAKDVENGTLPQVAWVDPLFSAGGALESSEHPPGDMQVGQRWIHDNVKLMMGSQYWKKTAIFITYDEHGGLYDHVPPPKACAPDEIAPKKGAELGGFDQLGFRVPLFSVSAYTKPHHVSHQVNDHSSILRFVETLFELPALTRRDANATALLDLFDFENPPFLTPPELDEAPIDQAKLEACKLEFPP